The Candidatus Thermokryptus mobilis genome contains a region encoding:
- a CDS encoding thiamine pyrophosphate-dependent enzyme gives MEEKKNYFDTENLEEIYKDIIDIGYFNEQVVGAYNNGTAEEELPADIYTARSIIPAGTGALRDFSYIAPEIPLFNSDNCVGCMECVTECPDTAILGKVIPESKLEEELNKIQDPVKREHLRRQFAKTTKYYDVPKRKGIEPGLFMIAIDPTKCKGCAECVFACGDHNALQMVKKTRENLKTYKETFEFYTKLPETPKEYIQDKVLADMMLAGKSLLYVGGAGSCMGCGEATAIRMMLAATGFVYGPENIGIVAATGCNTVYSSTYPYNPFRVPWINSLFENAPAVAIGIRARWDQMGWQHKRLWVIGGDGAMYDIGFQSLSRMLASGMDIKVLVLDTQVYSNTGGQSSTSSYLGQDTKLSAYGKEIKGKSERRKELAQIIMMHPDVFVAQTTAAHINHFYRSIISANEYPGPAVVIVYTTCQPEHGVGDDMAMHQARLAVESRAFPLLIYDPRKGETIKERLSLQGNPAVKEDWYVHPKTGEVIDFIYFARTEGRFAKHFDKDGNPDEVLLKAQEDRLKNWRLLQELAGLR, from the coding sequence ATGGAAGAGAAAAAAAATTATTTTGATACAGAAAATCTTGAGGAAATTTACAAGGACATCATAGATATTGGATACTTCAACGAGCAAGTCGTTGGTGCATATAACAATGGAACTGCTGAAGAAGAATTACCCGCTGATATTTACACCGCACGGAGCATCATCCCAGCTGGAACAGGTGCTTTACGTGATTTTAGCTATATCGCCCCAGAAATTCCGCTCTTTAACTCTGATAATTGCGTTGGCTGTATGGAATGTGTGACCGAATGTCCAGACACGGCAATACTTGGAAAGGTCATTCCAGAGTCAAAGCTTGAGGAGGAACTAAATAAAATCCAAGACCCCGTAAAACGCGAACATTTAAGAAGACAATTTGCTAAGACGACGAAATATTATGATGTTCCGAAGCGAAAAGGAATTGAGCCGGGGCTTTTCATGATAGCAATTGACCCCACTAAATGCAAAGGTTGCGCTGAATGTGTCTTTGCTTGCGGTGATCACAACGCTTTGCAAATGGTTAAAAAGACAAGGGAAAATTTAAAGACATATAAAGAAACATTTGAATTTTACACGAAACTTCCGGAAACGCCCAAAGAATATATCCAGGACAAAGTCCTCGCAGATATGATGCTTGCTGGTAAATCACTGCTCTATGTCGGAGGGGCTGGCTCTTGTATGGGCTGTGGCGAAGCAACCGCAATAAGAATGATGCTTGCTGCAACTGGTTTTGTATATGGCCCAGAAAATATAGGCATTGTTGCAGCAACCGGTTGTAACACGGTTTATTCTTCAACTTATCCATATAACCCCTTTAGAGTTCCGTGGATAAATTCACTTTTTGAAAATGCCCCAGCAGTTGCAATTGGAATAAGGGCAAGATGGGACCAAATGGGTTGGCAACACAAGAGATTGTGGGTCATCGGCGGTGACGGAGCAATGTATGACATCGGCTTTCAATCGCTTTCAAGAATGCTCGCCTCAGGAATGGACATAAAAGTTTTAGTCCTTGATACCCAAGTTTACTCAAACACAGGCGGTCAATCATCAACATCAAGTTATTTAGGACAAGACACAAAACTTTCAGCTTACGGTAAGGAAATAAAAGGCAAATCAGAGCGTAGAAAGGAACTCGCTCAAATTATAATGATGCATCCTGATGTTTTTGTAGCCCAAACAACAGCTGCACACATAAACCACTTTTATAGGTCAATTATTTCAGCCAATGAATACCCGGGACCAGCTGTCGTTATAGTTTATACCACTTGTCAACCTGAACACGGCGTTGGCGATGATATGGCAATGCATCAAGCACGCCTTGCGGTTGAGTCAAGAGCATTTCCTCTTTTGATTTATGACCCAAGAAAAGGTGAAACAATAAAAGAACGTCTCAGTCTGCAGGGTAATCCAGCCGTAAAAGAGGATTGGTATGTTCACCCGAAAACCGGCGAGGTTATTGATTTTATCTACTTTGCGAGGACCGAGGGAAGATTTGCCAAACACTTTGATAAAGATGGTAACCCCGATGAGGTCTTGCTCAAAGCTCAAGAAGATCGTCTTAAAAATTGGCGACTTCTACAGGAACTTGCAGGATTGAGATAG
- a CDS encoding 2-oxoacid:acceptor oxidoreductase family protein yields the protein MKENNFPFPGIPTTSDGAGAVVWVETHISQGACAYPITSSTTMGQGFQAEVANGKRNLWGDKLFFFEPESEHSSASVCEGFAAAGGRITNFTSGQGLILMKEVLYTIAGKRLPIVFHIGARALTSHSLNVHAGHDDVMGVADCGWGIIFARNVQEVADLTLIAHRAAENSDTPFLMVQDGFLTTHTIENVLLPEPELMKQFIDDPNKKLKNLMNPYFPLMSGVVQNQDSYMKGKIAQRYYYDKVPEALKEAMETFYKLTGRRYNFIDPYKVEDAEYVIVGMGSFMETAMATVDYLREVEGLKVGALTVTVFAPFPGKEIVEALKHVKAFAVLERMDNPLAQSNPLTMSIKASFADAFIGSKGYPKIDRIPRIFSGAGGLGSRDVRPGDFIAIFKNMMRNDGKEKEFFVVGIKHELALEREYDPDVRPRGAFSMRGHSVGGYGSVTTNKVIATMLEDIFKLQVQAYPKYGSEKKGLPTTYYLTVAKEKIRTHCELTHVEFVPVNDVNAFNNGNPLAGLSEGGTLFIQSDKTNPEDVWTDIPSYAKKIIKDRKIKVYYLDTVKIAREVAPTPDLEQRMQGIVLLGIFLRVTPFRENYNLSEEELFKGVEKSIRKYFGRRGENVVKANLEAVKRGYYEVMQIPSELIEATEVKAEFEF from the coding sequence ATGAAAGAGAATAATTTCCCGTTCCCGGGGATACCAACGACATCAGATGGAGCCGGAGCTGTCGTCTGGGTTGAGACACATATAAGCCAAGGTGCTTGTGCTTATCCGATAACCTCATCTACAACTATGGGACAGGGATTTCAAGCTGAGGTCGCAAATGGAAAGAGAAATCTCTGGGGCGATAAACTATTTTTCTTTGAACCGGAGTCGGAACATAGCTCCGCCTCCGTCTGCGAAGGATTTGCTGCAGCAGGCGGTAGAATTACAAATTTCACCTCTGGACAGGGACTCATCTTAATGAAAGAAGTTCTTTACACAATTGCAGGCAAAAGGTTACCTATCGTTTTTCACATTGGAGCGAGGGCTTTAACCTCGCATTCTCTAAATGTTCACGCTGGGCATGACGATGTCATGGGAGTTGCCGATTGCGGTTGGGGGATAATTTTTGCAAGAAATGTCCAAGAAGTCGCAGATTTAACACTTATAGCTCACCGAGCAGCTGAAAATTCCGATACTCCATTTTTAATGGTTCAAGATGGTTTCCTTACAACACACACAATTGAAAATGTCCTTCTCCCAGAACCAGAACTTATGAAACAATTTATTGACGATCCCAACAAGAAACTCAAAAACCTGATGAACCCATACTTTCCGCTTATGTCCGGGGTCGTCCAAAATCAAGACAGCTACATGAAAGGTAAAATAGCCCAAAGATACTACTACGACAAGGTTCCAGAAGCACTGAAAGAAGCAATGGAGACATTCTATAAATTAACTGGAAGAAGATATAATTTCATAGATCCGTATAAAGTTGAAGATGCGGAATATGTCATCGTTGGAATGGGCTCATTTATGGAAACAGCTATGGCAACGGTTGATTATTTGAGGGAAGTTGAAGGATTGAAAGTTGGAGCTTTAACTGTTACAGTTTTTGCCCCCTTCCCTGGGAAAGAAATCGTTGAAGCCCTTAAACATGTCAAAGCATTTGCAGTCCTTGAAAGAATGGATAACCCACTAGCCCAATCAAATCCTCTTACGATGTCAATTAAAGCTTCTTTTGCGGATGCTTTCATCGGTTCAAAAGGTTATCCTAAGATTGACAGGATACCGAGAATTTTCTCCGGAGCCGGTGGACTTGGAAGCAGAGATGTAAGACCAGGGGACTTCATCGCAATTTTCAAAAATATGATGAGAAACGACGGGAAAGAGAAAGAATTTTTTGTCGTAGGAATCAAACATGAACTTGCCCTTGAAAGAGAATATGATCCAGATGTTAGACCAAGAGGTGCTTTCTCAATGCGTGGTCATTCAGTTGGCGGATATGGCTCTGTGACGACTAACAAAGTCATAGCTACAATGCTTGAGGATATCTTCAAGCTTCAAGTTCAAGCTTATCCAAAATATGGCTCTGAAAAGAAAGGGCTACCAACGACATATTATCTAACGGTTGCGAAAGAAAAAATAAGGACACATTGTGAACTCACGCATGTTGAATTCGTCCCTGTAAATGATGTAAACGCATTCAATAATGGAAATCCACTTGCCGGGTTAAGTGAGGGTGGAACACTTTTCATCCAAAGCGATAAAACAAACCCAGAAGATGTCTGGACTGATATACCTTCATACGCAAAGAAGATAATAAAAGATAGAAAGATAAAAGTTTATTACCTTGACACGGTGAAAATTGCCCGCGAGGTTGCTCCAACACCAGACCTTGAACAAAGGATGCAAGGAATAGTTCTGCTTGGTATTTTCCTAAGGGTCACACCTTTCAGAGAAAACTATAATTTAAGTGAAGAAGAACTTTTCAAGGGAGTTGAAAAATCAATAAGAAAATATTTCGGAAGACGCGGTGAAAATGTCGTCAAAGCAAATCTTGAAGCTGTAAAGCGCGGTTACTATGAAGTCATGCAAATCCCAAGCGAATTAATTGAAGCAACTGAAGTAAAAGCTGAATTTGAATTTTAA
- the ispG gene encoding flavodoxin-dependent (E)-4-hydroxy-3-methylbut-2-enyl-diphosphate synthase, whose protein sequence is MNRRKSRKIYVGSIPIGGDAPISVQSMTKTKTEDVKATLKQIYQLAEAGCDIVRVAVPNKESADALPEIVKGSPIPVVADIHFNHIFALKAIEAGVAKVRINPGNIGSKERIKQVLKAAKERGIPIRIGVNSGSLEKDLLEKYGYPTAEALFESAMRHVEICEEFGFSDIVISVKSTDVRLMIEAYRLIASKTDYPLHLGVTEAGPFFTGTIKSAVGIGTLLAEGIGDTIRVSLTDDPVKEVEVGREILRSLGLASRNVEIIACPTCGRLEVNLFKIVNELQEKLNKVKKPVKVAILGCVVNGPGEASEADIGVACGKGVGILYRNGEVIRRVKEEEIVQAVVEEVEKFNPNGR, encoded by the coding sequence ATAAATAGACGAAAATCAAGAAAAATTTACGTTGGAAGTATTCCCATCGGCGGCGATGCTCCGATTTCGGTTCAATCAATGACTAAAACGAAAACGGAAGATGTCAAAGCAACGCTGAAACAAATCTATCAACTTGCTGAAGCCGGATGTGATATAGTTCGTGTTGCTGTCCCAAACAAAGAATCGGCCGATGCACTCCCCGAAATTGTAAAGGGTTCGCCAATACCAGTCGTTGCAGATATACATTTCAATCATATCTTTGCGCTAAAGGCAATTGAGGCTGGCGTTGCAAAGGTAAGAATTAACCCTGGAAACATCGGTTCAAAAGAAAGGATAAAACAAGTATTAAAAGCTGCGAAAGAACGAGGCATACCGATAAGAATTGGAGTTAATTCCGGCTCACTTGAAAAGGACCTGCTTGAAAAATATGGTTATCCAACAGCAGAAGCTCTGTTTGAAAGCGCAATGCGACATGTTGAGATATGTGAAGAATTCGGCTTTTCCGACATCGTAATATCTGTTAAATCTACGGATGTGAGGTTGATGATAGAAGCATATAGATTAATTGCAAGCAAAACCGACTACCCTCTTCATCTCGGTGTGACGGAGGCAGGACCATTTTTCACAGGGACGATAAAATCAGCTGTCGGCATCGGGACATTACTTGCTGAAGGAATTGGAGACACGATAAGAGTTTCTCTAACGGATGACCCTGTGAAGGAAGTTGAAGTTGGAAGGGAAATCCTCCGTTCGCTTGGGCTTGCATCAAGAAATGTTGAAATAATAGCTTGTCCAACATGTGGACGACTTGAGGTTAACCTGTTCAAAATCGTAAATGAACTTCAAGAAAAACTTAACAAGGTGAAAAAGCCAGTAAAAGTTGCAATCCTAGGTTGTGTCGTCAATGGTCCAGGAGAGGCAAGTGAGGCAGATATAGGCGTTGCTTGTGGAAAGGGAGTTGGAATTCTATACAGAAATGGCGAAGTGATAAGAAGAGTTAAAGAGGAAGAAATAGTTCAAGCGGTGGTTGAAGAAGTTGAGAAGTTCAATCCAAATGGAAGATAA
- a CDS encoding rhomboid family protein, with protein MSYRYYRPSFFHGFRFFPSAIKYFIIINVIVYLFLIFFGLNFKISGVPLYIYIYKYFALNPIGDGFKIWQLITYMFIHDPKGIFHILFNMLMLWMFGTEVENLWGTRRFLVYYSTAGIGAGITHLIIAPLFDQIGPVVGASGAIYGIMTAFAIMFPDRMIFLYFLIPIPARIFVAILVFFDLIMGIFGSDGIAHFAHLGGAVVGFIYIKLMYSGFDLSELLAKFKLPKKQKKKYLLVDDEIITQEQIDEILDKINQYGYESLTEREKKILYEASKKLR; from the coding sequence ATGAGCTATAGGTATTATAGACCAAGCTTTTTTCATGGATTTAGATTTTTCCCATCCGCTATCAAATACTTCATAATTATAAATGTCATTGTCTACCTGTTCCTTATTTTTTTTGGTTTGAACTTTAAAATCTCCGGCGTCCCACTTTACATTTACATTTATAAATACTTCGCTCTAAATCCAATTGGAGATGGATTTAAAATTTGGCAATTGATAACATATATGTTCATCCACGATCCGAAAGGAATATTTCACATTCTTTTCAATATGCTCATGCTTTGGATGTTCGGAACCGAAGTGGAAAACCTTTGGGGAACAAGAAGATTCTTGGTCTATTACTCAACAGCTGGAATTGGCGCTGGAATAACTCACCTTATCATCGCTCCTTTATTTGACCAAATTGGACCTGTTGTTGGGGCCTCTGGCGCAATTTATGGCATAATGACAGCATTTGCTATTATGTTCCCTGATAGGATGATCTTTTTATACTTCTTAATCCCGATACCTGCAAGGATTTTCGTTGCGATACTTGTTTTCTTTGACCTCATAATGGGAATTTTTGGAAGCGATGGAATAGCTCACTTTGCACATCTTGGTGGGGCTGTTGTTGGATTTATTTACATCAAACTTATGTATTCGGGCTTTGATCTTTCTGAACTTTTGGCTAAGTTTAAACTTCCTAAAAAGCAAAAGAAGAAATATCTTCTCGTTGACGATGAGATAATAACACAAGAACAAATTGACGAAATACTTGACAAAATAAACCAATACGGGTATGAAAGTTTAACTGAGCGAGAGAAAAAAATTCTCTATGAAGCAAGCAAAAAGTTGCGTTAA
- a CDS encoding phosphoglycerate kinase, with amino-acid sequence MKKITIDDLNLKGKRVLVRVDFNVPIENGKVADDTRIRESLPTIRKIIESGGKAILISHLGRPKGFDEKYSLKPIAEHLSKLLGISVKFTPDCIGEEVRKMVSELKEGEVLLLENVRFHPEEEKNDENFAKELASIADVYINDAFGSAHRAHASTEGVARFVKETAIGYLMKKEIEYLSKALTNPEKPYVAILGGAKVSDKIQVIKNLMDKVDAFLIGGGMANTFLKAKGYEVGKSLVENDKIELAKEILSEAEKRNIKFILPVDCVIASEFSNNANFEITSVDKVKPDWMILDIGPKTIETFKDVLKDAKTVVWNGPMGVFEFDNFAKGTFEIAKVLAEITSKGAVTIVGGGDSASAISKAGLSDKVSHVSTGGGASLEFLEGKELPGISAIKDK; translated from the coding sequence ATGAAAAAAATCACAATTGACGACCTAAACCTAAAAGGCAAAAGGGTTCTCGTTAGAGTTGATTTTAATGTCCCGATTGAGAATGGGAAGGTCGCCGATGACACGAGAATAAGGGAATCACTCCCAACGATAAGAAAAATAATTGAAAGTGGCGGAAAGGCGATTTTAATAAGCCACCTTGGTCGACCGAAGGGATTTGACGAAAAATACAGCTTAAAACCAATCGCAGAACATTTATCAAAACTACTTGGGATAAGCGTTAAGTTCACCCCGGATTGCATTGGTGAAGAAGTAAGGAAAATGGTTTCTGAACTGAAAGAAGGTGAAGTTCTATTGCTTGAAAATGTGAGATTCCATCCTGAGGAAGAAAAAAACGATGAAAACTTCGCCAAAGAGCTCGCTTCAATAGCCGATGTTTATATAAACGATGCTTTTGGAAGCGCTCATCGTGCCCATGCATCAACAGAGGGGGTTGCGAGATTTGTCAAGGAAACAGCCATCGGTTACCTGATGAAAAAAGAAATTGAATATCTATCAAAAGCACTCACAAACCCAGAAAAACCTTATGTAGCAATACTTGGTGGTGCAAAGGTATCAGATAAAATTCAAGTGATAAAAAATTTAATGGATAAAGTTGATGCCTTTTTGATCGGTGGAGGAATGGCAAATACATTTTTGAAAGCGAAAGGTTATGAAGTCGGCAAATCTCTTGTTGAAAATGATAAAATTGAACTCGCAAAAGAAATTCTAAGTGAAGCAGAGAAAAGAAATATAAAATTCATCTTGCCTGTGGATTGTGTGATAGCAAGCGAATTCTCAAATAACGCAAACTTTGAAATAACATCGGTTGACAAAGTTAAACCCGATTGGATGATACTTGATATAGGACCCAAAACGATTGAGACATTTAAAGATGTTTTAAAGGATGCAAAAACAGTTGTTTGGAACGGACCGATGGGCGTCTTTGAATTTGATAATTTCGCTAAAGGAACATTTGAAATAGCTAAAGTCCTTGCCGAGATAACAAGCAAAGGAGCAGTGACGATTGTAGGCGGTGGTGATTCCGCCTCAGCAATTTCAAAAGCGGGACTGTCGGATAAAGTTTCTCATGTCTCAACGGGTGGAGGCGCTTCACTTGAATTCCTTGAAGGAAAAGAGTTGCCCGGAATTTCAGCGATAAAAGACAAGTGA
- the gap gene encoding type I glyceraldehyde-3-phosphate dehydrogenase, whose amino-acid sequence MAVRVAINGFGRIGRLVFRAAVQNNVDGLEFVAINDITDTRTLAHLLKYDSIHRRFPGTVEYTDNELIVNGKRIKVFAIKDPTQLPWKDLGVDIVIESTGLFTKKADAEKHLQAGAKKVIITAPADGVEKTIVLGVNDNILTPDDTIVSNASCTTNCLAPMVKVLHDNFKIRKGLMTTVHAYTNDQRVLDLPHKDLRRARAAGMSIIPTTTGAAKAVGKVIPELNGKLHGFALRVPVPDGSVTDFVAELDRNVTVEEVNKAFKEASETYLKGILEYTEDEIVSSDIIGNPHSCIFDAKSTMVMGGNLVKVIGWYDNEWGYSCRVVDLTKKIASMMGD is encoded by the coding sequence ATGGCGGTAAGAGTTGCGATTAACGGATTTGGCAGAATCGGGCGACTTGTTTTCAGGGCAGCTGTTCAAAATAATGTTGACGGTCTTGAATTTGTTGCCATAAACGATATCACAGATACGAGAACGCTTGCGCACCTCTTAAAATATGACTCAATTCACCGTCGTTTTCCTGGAACCGTTGAATACACCGATAACGAATTGATCGTGAATGGTAAGCGAATCAAGGTTTTTGCCATCAAAGACCCAACGCAATTACCTTGGAAGGACCTTGGTGTTGATATCGTGATTGAATCAACGGGTCTTTTCACTAAGAAAGCCGACGCTGAGAAACACCTCCAAGCGGGTGCGAAAAAAGTCATAATAACTGCGCCAGCAGATGGGGTTGAAAAGACAATCGTGCTCGGGGTAAACGATAATATCTTAACACCAGATGACACCATTGTCTCAAACGCTTCTTGCACAACGAACTGTTTAGCTCCGATGGTTAAGGTCCTCCACGATAACTTTAAAATCAGAAAGGGTTTGATGACGACAGTTCATGCCTACACGAACGATCAAAGAGTTCTTGACCTTCCACATAAGGACTTAAGAAGAGCAAGAGCTGCTGGAATGTCAATCATTCCGACTACAACCGGTGCAGCTAAAGCTGTTGGGAAAGTTATCCCTGAGCTAAATGGAAAACTTCACGGTTTTGCTCTTAGAGTTCCGGTGCCAGATGGATCAGTCACCGATTTTGTAGCTGAACTTGACAGGAATGTAACGGTTGAAGAGGTCAACAAAGCTTTTAAAGAGGCAAGCGAAACTTATTTAAAGGGGATACTTGAATATACTGAGGATGAAATCGTCTCAAGCGATATAATTGGTAATCCGCACTCTTGTATTTTTGATGCTAAATCAACAATGGTGATGGGTGGAAACCTCGTCAAAGTCATCGGCTGGTATGATAACGAGTGGGGATATTCCTGCAGAGTTGTTGATCTGACCAAAAAAATTGCAAGCATGATGGGTGATTGA
- a CDS encoding tetratricopeptide repeat protein, giving the protein MFNEFNAYFNTYYNAKEIFAQVEEVVQGRQKAEKFLTIEKNDDEIKIPPNEKNKLDDVIKKCSKILQYYINTSIADDALLIIGKSYLYQDNYLAAERKFAELISNFPRSDLYNEALYYLMLTLVKEKKYADAVVSFQTKANPEKRKNLGKLYKIYAVAKFKLGEVDSAINYLKLALNNAKGEDKAEILFYLGEISELKDREESAKFYYESAKVTKRQNLKVWALIKYSIQKRELGEYDIALRALNDLLEQNFDADYARRIYLELARTYNHAGKIDKAIQTYLYLDTTYKRTEESAYGYFELGRLYEERIGNYDSAKFFFDKARLENPQSDVSKIAQRKVEQYNNYFKYISTISRADSLSEEQVSDAKYSLAWLFYMSFGRLDSAIHYLNDVIKNHPNSSASARAYYLFGMIYEPIDSQKAREIYAELIRKFPETQYAKQAMKILGVKDDVEKDTLEKLYNIACSMIDTNPQGAIDLFLRVYNQSVDANLKARAFFAIGWINEYKLKNYSKAIEYYTKILDSFPNTEYAKIVSVKVNPDKQEEKPKQPQITPEVKPKQKEFESELEDEMKIRDRRRKRIDDN; this is encoded by the coding sequence GTGTTTAACGAGTTTAATGCTTATTTTAACACCTATTATAACGCTAAGGAGATATTCGCGCAAGTTGAAGAGGTCGTGCAGGGGAGGCAAAAGGCGGAGAAATTTTTAACGATTGAAAAAAATGATGATGAAATAAAAATACCGCCAAATGAAAAAAACAAACTTGACGATGTTATAAAAAAGTGCTCAAAAATTTTGCAGTATTATATTAACACATCAATAGCAGATGATGCTCTCTTGATAATTGGAAAGTCATATCTTTATCAGGATAATTACCTTGCTGCTGAGAGAAAGTTTGCAGAGTTGATTTCCAATTTCCCAAGAAGTGATCTTTACAATGAGGCGCTTTATTATCTTATGTTGACGCTTGTAAAGGAGAAAAAGTATGCTGATGCTGTGGTGTCATTTCAAACCAAGGCGAATCCAGAAAAGAGAAAGAATTTGGGGAAGCTTTATAAAATTTATGCGGTTGCAAAATTTAAGCTTGGCGAGGTTGACAGCGCAATTAATTACTTAAAACTCGCGCTAAACAATGCGAAAGGTGAAGACAAAGCTGAAATTTTATTTTACCTTGGGGAAATAAGCGAGTTAAAAGACAGAGAAGAAAGTGCTAAATTTTATTATGAATCCGCAAAGGTCACGAAAAGACAAAACCTTAAAGTATGGGCGCTTATAAAATATTCAATTCAAAAGCGAGAACTTGGTGAATATGATATTGCCTTAAGGGCTTTAAACGATCTTTTGGAGCAAAATTTTGATGCTGACTACGCAAGGAGAATTTACCTTGAACTTGCTCGGACATACAATCACGCTGGAAAAATTGACAAGGCAATTCAGACATATCTTTACCTTGACACAACTTATAAGAGAACGGAAGAATCGGCGTATGGATATTTTGAGCTTGGGCGTTTGTATGAGGAAAGGATTGGGAATTACGATTCAGCGAAGTTTTTCTTTGACAAAGCGCGACTTGAAAATCCACAAAGTGATGTTTCAAAAATTGCACAGAGGAAGGTTGAACAATACAATAACTATTTCAAATACATCTCAACGATATCGCGAGCTGATAGTTTATCCGAGGAACAGGTTTCTGATGCGAAGTATTCACTTGCGTGGCTTTTCTATATGTCATTTGGGCGCTTGGATTCAGCGATCCATTATTTAAATGATGTAATTAAAAATCACCCGAATTCATCGGCTTCCGCTCGTGCATATTATCTTTTTGGGATGATTTATGAACCGATAGACAGCCAAAAAGCCAGGGAAATTTACGCTGAACTTATCAGGAAATTTCCAGAAACGCAGTATGCAAAGCAGGCGATGAAAATACTTGGAGTGAAAGACGATGTGGAGAAGGACACTTTAGAGAAACTTTACAATATCGCTTGTTCTATGATTGACACAAACCCGCAGGGAGCGATTGACCTTTTTTTGAGAGTTTATAATCAAAGCGTTGATGCGAATTTGAAAGCGAGAGCGTTTTTTGCTATTGGGTGGATCAATGAATACAAATTGAAAAATTATTCAAAAGCGATTGAGTATTATACAAAGATACTTGATAGCTTCCCGAACACCGAATATGCCAAGATAGTTAGCGTGAAGGTCAATCCTGATAAACAAGAGGAAAAGCCGAAACAACCTCAGATCACACCCGAGGTCAAGCCAAAGCAGAAGGAATTTGAAAGCGAACTTGAGGATGAAATGAAAATAAGGGATAGGAGGAGAAAGCGAATAGATGATAATTAA
- a CDS encoding dihydroorotate dehydrogenase electron transfer subunit, translating to MIIKLVSTVKLKEHLTDGIFRLTLYAPEIASISKPGQFVNVKVSDYFDPLLRRPFSICDADGEYIKLIFNIAGKGTKILAELEQGDEVDLFGPLGRGFEVDDDFDVALIVAGGLGVAPFPFLVKILKEKGKRIVSYVGARTKEQVISDGLENVNVATDDGSAGFKGTVVELVKLNILNLDSSKIKIFGCGPTPMLKSLVKLCDEYNLKCEVSVETAMACGTGLCQGCVVTTRDFSYKLACKDGPVFNVREILI from the coding sequence ATGATAATTAAACTTGTTTCAACTGTAAAGTTAAAAGAACACCTAACAGATGGAATTTTCAGGTTGACGCTTTATGCTCCTGAAATTGCAAGCATTTCAAAACCGGGGCAATTTGTAAATGTGAAAGTTTCAGATTATTTTGATCCGCTGTTGAGAAGACCTTTCAGCATTTGCGATGCTGATGGTGAATACATTAAGTTAATTTTTAACATTGCTGGCAAGGGAACGAAAATTTTGGCAGAGTTAGAGCAAGGCGATGAAGTTGATTTGTTTGGACCACTTGGGAGAGGGTTTGAAGTTGATGATGATTTTGATGTGGCTTTAATTGTTGCTGGAGGGCTTGGGGTTGCACCTTTCCCTTTCCTTGTGAAAATTTTGAAGGAAAAGGGCAAAAGGATAGTTTCTTATGTCGGTGCAAGGACAAAAGAGCAAGTCATCTCTGATGGACTTGAAAATGTAAATGTTGCGACCGATGACGGCTCTGCTGGCTTTAAAGGAACCGTTGTTGAACTTGTCAAGTTAAACATATTGAATTTGGATTCGTCAAAAATTAAAATTTTCGGTTGCGGTCCAACCCCGATGTTGAAATCCCTTGTTAAACTTTGTGACGAGTATAATTTGAAATGTGAAGTTTCAGTTGAAACAGCAATGGCTTGTGGCACGGGCTTATGCCAAGGTTGTGTTGTAACGACGAGGGACTTTAGTTATAAGCTTGCATGTAAAGATGGACCCGTTTTCAATGTAAGGGAGATTTTGATATGA